A window from Spirochaetota bacterium encodes these proteins:
- a CDS encoding RsmD family RNA methyltransferase, translating to LETKNLKFDYIFADPFYDFKEYTDLILKLGALCNTNTIVIIEYSSRNKIEIPEDVRVIQSKNYGETRLDFLTFSHSY from the coding sequence ACTTGAAACGAAAAACCTTAAGTTTGACTACATCTTTGCTGATCCTTTTTATGATTTCAAAGAATACACAGACCTTATACTAAAACTTGGAGCATTATGTAATACAAATACTATCGTTATAATTGAATACTCTTCTAGAAACAAAATAGAGATCCCTGAAGATGTTAGAGTTATACAGTCAAAAAATTATGGTGAAACTAGGTTAGATTTCCTAACCTTCTCACACTCTTATTAG